The Triplophysa dalaica isolate WHDGS20190420 chromosome 5, ASM1584641v1, whole genome shotgun sequence genome window below encodes:
- the LOC130420401 gene encoding hemagglutinin/amebocyte aggregation factor-like has translation MRKATLFLLYAGLLVNGQELRWENGYDQELNFACPAGGSISYIKSQHANRQEDRMWEFGCKHTFDAGTECFWTPYVNDFDQKLNYECPSNYVVSGMNSYHSNRQEDRRWKFYCCRSNGYCNTACQWTTYVNWFDEAFHWTVPNHNYLVGAESYHENRSEDRRWMYKFCSQVQC, from the exons ATGAGAAAAGCTACTCTCTTTCTGCTTTATGCTGGACTGTTGGTCAATGGACAAG AGCTACGCTGGGAAAATGGCTATGATCAGGAGTTAAATTTTGCCTGCCCTGCAGGAGGGTCCATTTCATACATCAAAAG CCAACATGCTAACCGTCAAGAGGACAGAATGTGGGAATTTGGCTGCAAGCACACTTTTGATGCCGGCACAGAATGTTTCTGGACACCTTACGTAAACGACTTTGACCAGAAACTCAACTATGAGTGTCCATCAAACTACGTCGTTTCGGGAATGAATAGCTACCATAGCAACAGACAAGAGGACAGGCG GTGGAAGTTTTACTGCTGTAGAAGCAACGGTTACTGTAATACAGCCTGTCAGTGGACTACATATGTGAACTGGTTCGACGAGGCTTTCCATTGGACCGTACCTAACCATAACTACCTGGTAGGCGCTGAAAGCTACCATGAAAATAGATCTGA AGATCGGCGCTGGATGTACAAGTTCTGTTCCCAGGTGCAATGCTGA
- the mapk12b gene encoding mitogen-activated protein kinase 12b isoform X2, with protein MSIRIRAGFCRQEINRTVWDVPERHRDLIQIGTGAYGTVCSAIDRKTGVRVAIKKLHRPFQSRLFAKRAYRELRLLKHMKHENVIGLLDVFTSEILLDRFQDFYLVMPYMGTDLGKLMKMERLSEDRIQFLVYQILRGLKYIHSAGIIHRDLKPGNLAVNQDCELKILDFGLARQADSEMTGYVVTRWYRAPEVILNWMHYSQTVDIWSVGCIMAEMLLGRPLFKGNDHLDQLREIMKITGTPAQDFIMKLQSQDAKNYIRGLPKVPKKDLNTIFFKASSEAVGALDRMLVLDPEKRVSAAEALELPLFTEFREPEEETEALPYDHSMDNMELPLDQWKRHTFTEILSFQPPITEIRDSKETCV; from the exons atgtctaTTCGAATCAGGGCTGGATTTTGTCGCCAGGAGATAAACAGGACCGTTTGGGACGTACCGGAGAGACACAGAGATCTCATCCAAATAGGAACCGGTGCATACGGGACGGTTTG TTCAGCCATTGATCGTAAGACTGGAGTGCGTGTGGCCATCAAGAAGCTCCATCGACCATTTCAGTCCAGACTGTTTGCCAAACGTGCTTACAGAGAGCTGCGACTCCTCAAACATATGAAACATGAGAAC GTTATTGGGCTACTGGATGTTTTTACATCAGAAATCTTGTTGGACAGATTTCAGGACTT TTATCTTGTGATGCCGTATATGGGCACGGATCTGGGAAAACTGATGAAGATGGAGAGACTGTCAGAGGACAGGATACAGTTTTTGGTCTATCAAATATTGAGGGGACTGAAG TACATTCATTCAGCCGGGATCATTCACAGG GATCTAAAACCGGGAAATTTGGCAGTAAACCAGGATTGTGAGCTAAAG ATCCTTGACTTTGGACTTGCACGACAGGCAGATTCCGAAATGACGGGTTATGTTGTGACTCGCTGGTACAGAGCACCTGAGGTTATCCTCAACTGGATGCACTACTCACAAACAG ttgACATCTGGTCAGTCGGCTGCATCATGGCAGAGATGTTACTGGGAAGGCCACTTTTCAAAGGAAATGACC ATCTGGACCAGCTCAGAGAAATCATGAAAATTACCGGCACGCCAGCGCAGGATTTTATTATGAAACTACAAAGCCAAGAC GCCAAAAACTACATTAGAGGTTTACCTAAAGTACCAAAGAAAGACTTGAACACAATTTTCTTTAAAGCTAGCTCAGAAG CGGTGGGTGCTCTAGATCGAATGCTGGTTCTAGATCCAGAAAAACGTGTCAGTGCAGCAGAAGCTCTTGAGCTCCCCCTGTTCACCGAGTTCAGAGAACCCGAGGAAGAGACGGAGGCGTTGCCATACGACCACTCCATGGATAACATGGAGCTGCCCTTGGACCAATGGAAAC GTCACACGTTTACAGAAATCCTGTCGTTTCAACCACCCATCACAGAGATCAGAGACTCCAAAGAAACATGTGTTTGA
- the mapk12b gene encoding mitogen-activated protein kinase 12b isoform X1 has product MSIRIRAGFCRQEINRTVWDVPERHRDLIQIGTGAYGTVCSAIDRKTGVRVAIKKLHRPFQSRLFAKRAYRELRLLKHMKHENVIGLLDVFTSEILLDRFQDFYLVMPYMGTDLGKLMKMERLSEDRIQFLVYQILRGLKYIHSAGIIHRDLKPGNLAVNQDCELKILDFGLARQADSEMTGYVVTRWYRAPEVILNWMHYSQTVDIWSVGCIMAEMLLGRPLFKGNDHLDQLREIMKITGTPAQDFIMKLQSQDAKNYIRGLPKVPKKDLNTIFFKASSEEMFCVLSAVGALDRMLVLDPEKRVSAAEALELPLFTEFREPEEETEALPYDHSMDNMELPLDQWKRHTFTEILSFQPPITEIRDSKETCV; this is encoded by the exons atgtctaTTCGAATCAGGGCTGGATTTTGTCGCCAGGAGATAAACAGGACCGTTTGGGACGTACCGGAGAGACACAGAGATCTCATCCAAATAGGAACCGGTGCATACGGGACGGTTTG TTCAGCCATTGATCGTAAGACTGGAGTGCGTGTGGCCATCAAGAAGCTCCATCGACCATTTCAGTCCAGACTGTTTGCCAAACGTGCTTACAGAGAGCTGCGACTCCTCAAACATATGAAACATGAGAAC GTTATTGGGCTACTGGATGTTTTTACATCAGAAATCTTGTTGGACAGATTTCAGGACTT TTATCTTGTGATGCCGTATATGGGCACGGATCTGGGAAAACTGATGAAGATGGAGAGACTGTCAGAGGACAGGATACAGTTTTTGGTCTATCAAATATTGAGGGGACTGAAG TACATTCATTCAGCCGGGATCATTCACAGG GATCTAAAACCGGGAAATTTGGCAGTAAACCAGGATTGTGAGCTAAAG ATCCTTGACTTTGGACTTGCACGACAGGCAGATTCCGAAATGACGGGTTATGTTGTGACTCGCTGGTACAGAGCACCTGAGGTTATCCTCAACTGGATGCACTACTCACAAACAG ttgACATCTGGTCAGTCGGCTGCATCATGGCAGAGATGTTACTGGGAAGGCCACTTTTCAAAGGAAATGACC ATCTGGACCAGCTCAGAGAAATCATGAAAATTACCGGCACGCCAGCGCAGGATTTTATTATGAAACTACAAAGCCAAGAC GCCAAAAACTACATTAGAGGTTTACCTAAAGTACCAAAGAAAGACTTGAACACAATTTTCTTTAAAGCTAGCTCAGAAG aaatgttttgtgtcttgTCAGCGGTGGGTGCTCTAGATCGAATGCTGGTTCTAGATCCAGAAAAACGTGTCAGTGCAGCAGAAGCTCTTGAGCTCCCCCTGTTCACCGAGTTCAGAGAACCCGAGGAAGAGACGGAGGCGTTGCCATACGACCACTCCATGGATAACATGGAGCTGCCCTTGGACCAATGGAAAC GTCACACGTTTACAGAAATCCTGTCGTTTCAACCACCCATCACAGAGATCAGAGACTCCAAAGAAACATGTGTTTGA
- the mapk12b gene encoding mitogen-activated protein kinase 12b isoform X3 yields MKHENVIGLLDVFTSEILLDRFQDFYLVMPYMGTDLGKLMKMERLSEDRIQFLVYQILRGLKYIHSAGIIHRDLKPGNLAVNQDCELKILDFGLARQADSEMTGYVVTRWYRAPEVILNWMHYSQTVDIWSVGCIMAEMLLGRPLFKGNDHLDQLREIMKITGTPAQDFIMKLQSQDAKNYIRGLPKVPKKDLNTIFFKASSEEMFCVLSAVGALDRMLVLDPEKRVSAAEALELPLFTEFREPEEETEALPYDHSMDNMELPLDQWKRHTFTEILSFQPPITEIRDSKETCV; encoded by the exons ATGAAACATGAGAAC GTTATTGGGCTACTGGATGTTTTTACATCAGAAATCTTGTTGGACAGATTTCAGGACTT TTATCTTGTGATGCCGTATATGGGCACGGATCTGGGAAAACTGATGAAGATGGAGAGACTGTCAGAGGACAGGATACAGTTTTTGGTCTATCAAATATTGAGGGGACTGAAG TACATTCATTCAGCCGGGATCATTCACAGG GATCTAAAACCGGGAAATTTGGCAGTAAACCAGGATTGTGAGCTAAAG ATCCTTGACTTTGGACTTGCACGACAGGCAGATTCCGAAATGACGGGTTATGTTGTGACTCGCTGGTACAGAGCACCTGAGGTTATCCTCAACTGGATGCACTACTCACAAACAG ttgACATCTGGTCAGTCGGCTGCATCATGGCAGAGATGTTACTGGGAAGGCCACTTTTCAAAGGAAATGACC ATCTGGACCAGCTCAGAGAAATCATGAAAATTACCGGCACGCCAGCGCAGGATTTTATTATGAAACTACAAAGCCAAGAC GCCAAAAACTACATTAGAGGTTTACCTAAAGTACCAAAGAAAGACTTGAACACAATTTTCTTTAAAGCTAGCTCAGAAG aaatgttttgtgtcttgTCAGCGGTGGGTGCTCTAGATCGAATGCTGGTTCTAGATCCAGAAAAACGTGTCAGTGCAGCAGAAGCTCTTGAGCTCCCCCTGTTCACCGAGTTCAGAGAACCCGAGGAAGAGACGGAGGCGTTGCCATACGACCACTCCATGGATAACATGGAGCTGCCCTTGGACCAATGGAAAC GTCACACGTTTACAGAAATCCTGTCGTTTCAACCACCCATCACAGAGATCAGAGACTCCAAAGAAACATGTGTTTGA
- the mapk11 gene encoding mitogen-activated protein kinase 11 — protein sequence MSTRPGFYRQELNKTVWEVPERYQNLTPVGSGAYGSVCSAYDVRLRQKVAVKKLSRPFQSLIHSRRTYRELRLLKHMKHENVIGLLDVFTPAASLEDFHEVYLVTNLMGADLNNIVKFQRLSDEHVQFLIYQLLRGLKYIHSAGLIHRDLKPSNVAVNEDCELRILDFGLARQTDDEMTGYVATRWYRAPEIMLNWMHYNQTVDIWSVGCIMGELLKGKVLFPGNDYIDQLKRIMEVVGTPTAEVLKKISSEHAQKYIQSLPYMPQQDLEKIFRGANPLAVDLLKKMLVLDCDGRISASEALCHSYFSQYHDPDDEPEAPPYDQTPESKDRTLEEWKELVHEEVNNFKALSNKPETLQVEQ from the exons ATGTCTACAAGACCGGGATTCTACCGGCAAGAGCTGAACAAGACAGTCTGGGAGGTGCCCGAACGATACCAGAATCTCACACCGGTTGGATCGGGAGCTTACGGCTCAGTATG CTCGGCGTATGACGTGCGCCTCCGCCAGAAAGTGGCTGTTAAGAAGCTCTCTCGACCGTTCCAGTCCCTCATCCACAGCAGAAGAACGTACAGAGAACTGAGACTTCTCAAACACATGAAGCACGAGAAC GTGATTGGACTCCTGGACGTTTTCACCCCAGCAGCTTCTCTAGAAGACTTTCATGAGGT CTACCTTGTCACCAATCTGATGGGAGCGGATCTCAACAACATAGTCAAGTTTCAAAGACTTTCAGACGAACATGTACAATTCCTCATCTATCAGCTTCTCCGGGGCCTTAAG TACATTCATTCAGCTGGACTTATCCACAGA GACTTAAAGCCGAGCAATGTAGCAGTGAATGAAGATTGTGAACTCAGG ATCCTGGATTTTGGTTTAGCAAGGCAGACGGATGATGAGATGACCGGCTATGTGGCCACTCGCTGGTACAGAGCACCTGAAATAATGCTTAACTGGATGCACTACAACCAGACAG tGGACATCTGGTCGGTCGGATGCATCATGGGTGAACTTCTGAAGGGCAAAGTTTTGTTTCCGGGCAACGACT ATATAGATCAGCTGAAGAGAATTATGGAGGTGGTAGGCACTCCCACCGCCGAAGTCCTGAAGAAAATATCCTCTGAACAT GCTCAGAAGTACATCCAGTCCCTTCCATACATGCCCCAGCAGGACCTGGAAAAGATATTCAGGGGGGCAAATCCATTAG CGGTTGACTTATTGAAGAAAATGTTAGTATTGGATTGTGATGGGAGAATCTCTGCCAGTGAAGCTCTGTGCCATTCGTACTTTTCTCAATACCATGATCCCGACGATGAACCGGAAGCCCCTCCGTATGATCAGACCCCTGAGAGCAAAGACCGAACGCTGGAGGAATGGAAGG AGCTGGTGCATGAGGAAGTAAACAATTTCAAAGCCCTGTCCAATAAACCGGAAACACTTCAGGTTGAACAGTAA